In Desulfopila inferna, the DNA window TTTTTCGCCTTGCCGACTTCAACAGCCATCTATGTTCTCTCCTCTCAGATGCATAGCGATGCGTCGCTGGCTTCTTCGACAATTCTTGTTTCCACTCTCCTTTCTTTTCCGGTGCTGACTTTTATTCTGTTGCTCTGACTTAGCAGGGACTGACTGCCTCTTGGTTGTTATGAATTTCATAACGGTGAACGACTATGTCTCATCCAGGCGCCGCTTCTTCCTTTGAAGATCAGGATAAATGGAAACCACCAGAATACCCAGCAGTGTCATTGCCCCACCGACTATCAGCTTCCAACCCAGTACGTCATTAAAGAAGAATACTCCAAAAACCGAGGCGAGAATAGGAGCAAGCAAGAGCAGTGGTGTTACCACCGATACCTGGTATCGGCCAATAAGGAAATACACGATCCCATGACCAACTATAGAGGCACCGATTGCTGAGTAAAGTGGAGACCAGAAGTCAAGCAGGCGTGTATCCGCCAGAATCTGTCCCTGTCCGGATTCGAAAATAAAGGAAAGCAGCAAAAGAGAAGGCGATGCTGTCAAGGCTATCCAGGCCTGCAGCTTGAAGACTCCGAGATTGGGACAGCGGCGCATCAATATTGTGGCACCGGCCATGGCAAATGCTGCTCCGATCACCCAGATCATGGCATCCAGGTGAGTAAAGACAATGGGGTCGAAGCCGATGACCATTACACCCATCAGAGCAATCATTATTGCCAGTATCCTTACAAGGGAGATGCGTTCACGCAGAAAAATCGCAGCCAACCCGGCTGAAAAAGGCACATACAGTTGAGTAGCAATTGCAATGGAGGCAATATTGCCTCCTGCTTTTAGACCTGTGAACATCATGCCGAAATGTAGCACTCCAAGCAGAAATGAAACCCTCAGCAGAGGCCACATATATCCCCTGGCCGGCCTCAGCCAGGGCAGCATCAGCAGCAGAAGAAAGATAAAACGGATGCTGGTGAACAGCAGCGGCTGAAAATGATCCACGCCGATTTTTCCGGCAATGAAATTGAACCCCCAGGCGAAATTAGCCAGCAGAGCAAGAAGTAAATGCGGCAGAGTCATGAGAAATGATGGCCGAGTGTTGGTTTATTCATGATAAAATGTATTCCAGGACCGCTGATCCAGGCCGGATTATTAGGGGATTTACAGTAAAAGTGAAAACACTGCATAAGGTAATAACGAATGGTCGGATGTCGAAAGAATAGAATGGCCAGTACACAGGAAATATCAAATAAGAGCTGATTGATTTTAACGGCTTGTGCTTTATGGTTTGGCTGAAGAAGCTTCTTGAGAAAAACTCTCATTCAGGGCAGAACCTTTTATAAG includes these proteins:
- a CDS encoding DMT family transporter, which encodes MTLPHLLLALLANFAWGFNFIAGKIGVDHFQPLLFTSIRFIFLLLLMLPWLRPARGYMWPLLRVSFLLGVLHFGMMFTGLKAGGNIASIAIATQLYVPFSAGLAAIFLRERISLVRILAIMIALMGVMVIGFDPIVFTHLDAMIWVIGAAFAMAGATILMRRCPNLGVFKLQAWIALTASPSLLLLSFIFESGQGQILADTRLLDFWSPLYSAIGASIVGHGIVYFLIGRYQVSVVTPLLLLAPILASVFGVFFFNDVLGWKLIVGGAMTLLGILVVSIYPDLQRKKRRLDET